The genomic stretch GGCCGATCAGCCCGGCGACCTTCGTGCCCCTGGCCGAGGAGAGCGGTCTCATCTCGGGCCTGGGCCTGCTGGTCCTCGACGAGACCTGCCGGCAGATCGCCGAGTGGGATCACCTGCTGGGCCCCGCCGCTCCGCCGCGCGCGAACGTCAACGTGTCCGCGCTGCAGCTCGACGACAACCTGCCCTCGCAGGTCGCCGCCGCGCTCGAGCGCCACCAGCTCGAGCCGTCGCGGATCTCGGTCGAGATCACCGAGTCGGCCCTCATGAAGGACCCCGAGTGCGCGCGGGAGATCCTCCAGCAGTTGCGCGACCAGGGCATCGAGCTGGCCATCGACGACTTCGGCACGGGCTACTCCTCACTGGCCTACCTCCGGCGCCTGCCGGTCGACTGCCTCAAGGTGGACCGGTCGTTCGTCGCCGAGATGGCCGGAGGGCACCCCGAGATCGCCTCCGCGGTCATCGCGCTGGCCGCCACCCTCAACCTCTGCACGGTCGCCGAGGGCGTCGAGACCCTCGACCAGGCCGCCGAGCTGACCTCGCTCGGGGCCACCTTCCTGCAAGGCTTCAGCCTCGCCGAGCCCATGACCGGCGGGCACGCCGCCGCCTGGTTCGCCTCACACGTGGAGACCTCCCGATGACAGTGTCACCGTTCCCCGAGGTCGTCGCCGCCCCGGTGTTCGACATCGAGCAGATCCTGGCCGGCATCGACACGATGGCCGCCCAGCGCCCGGTGGCGGCGCAGATCGTCTCGGTGGCCAACTCCGACGACACGAACGCCAAGGCCCTGGCGCGGATCCTCGCCTCCGACGTCGCGCTGGCGTCGCGGGTGATGAAGCTGGCCAACTCCGCGTACTTCGGCATGCGCGGGCGGGTCACCTCCCTGCAGTTCGCCGTCACCGTCGTCGGCTTCACGACGGTGCGGACCATGGCCACGGTCGCCCTGACCAACCTGGACGACGAGTCGCGGCTGCCCGAGAACTTCTGGGACGTGACGACCAGCGTCGCCCTCGCCGCCGCGACCCTCGCGCCGCGGTTCGGCGAGCGGCCGCAGGACTCGCTCTGCCTCGGCCTGCTGGCCCAGATGGGCGCGGCGCTGCTCAACCACAACGACCCCGACGGCTACGCCGAGATCATGGCCAGCCAGCCCACCTACCGGGGGCGGCGGACGGCGGAGACGCGGCGGTACGGCATCAACAGCCTGCGGCTGACCGCGATCGCGCTGGAGCAGTGGGGCTTCCCGACCACCATGACGACCCCGCTCATGGAGATCGACGACTACCGGAACTCCGACGGTGCCCTGCTGCGGGCGGCGTTCGAGGTCGCCGCCCGGCTGACCACCGAGGACTACGACGAGGTCCCGATCTCCAAGATCACCTGCGGGCGGCTGGGGGAGGACGACCTCGTCCCGGTCCTGGACCTGGTGCGGGCCGACGCGGCCGAGCTGCGGCGGGCGATGCTCGGTGAGACCTCCGACGACGACGCCGGGGAATGGGTCGAGTAGGAGAAGGACCCCCTGTCCCCCCTCCGCTCGCGCGCTCGCGGCGGGCCCCTGCAAGCGGGCCACTCGTCCGGTAGGAGTTACCGAGTGCGCACACGTAGCGGTCTCCGCAGCATCGTCGTCAGCGGCGCGGGGCGGGGCATCGGCCGGGCCACGGCCGAGCTGTTCCTCTCCCGCGGCTGGCGGGTGGGCCTGTACGACGTCGACGCCGATGCCGTCGCCGAGGTGGCCGCCGGTCGCGCGGACGCCGTGCACGGGCGGCTCGACGTCCGGGACCCCGACCGCTGGCGGGCAGTGCTCGACGACTTCTGCGGGGACGGGGGCCTCGACGTCCTGGTCAACAACGCCGGCGTCCTGGCCTCGGGGCCGTTCGCCTCGATGGACGCCGCGACGCACCGGCGCATGGTCGACATCAACGTCACGGGCGTGGTGAACGGCGCGCTCACCGGGCACCCGCACCTGGCCCGCTCGTCCGGCCTGCTGCTCAACCTGTGCTCGGCCTCGGCGCTCTACGGACAGCCGACGCTGGCCACGTACGGCGCGACGAAGGCGGCGGTCAAGTCGCTGACGGAGGCCCTCGACATCGAGTGGCGGCGCGATCGCGTGCGGGTACGCAGCCTGCTGCCGCTGTTCGTGAACACCGAGATGGTCACCCGTGACGGGCGGCAGGCCTCGAGCGTGGGTTCACTGGGCGTCCGGCTCACCGCCGAGGACGTCGCCGCCGCGGTCTGGCGGGTCGTGCACGAGCGACGCCGGCCGCTGCGCTCGCCGCACCGGGCGGTCGGCCGGCAGGCGCAGATGCTCGCGGCGCTGTCGGCGGTCAGCCCGGACTGGGCGCAGCGCCTCGTCGTCCGCCGCCTCGCCGGCTGAACCCCTCCTCGCGCTTTCGGTACAGAAAGCGCGGGGCCCCGCGTGCGCTTTCGGTACAGAAAGCGCGGGGCCCCGCGTGCGCTTTCGGTACAGAAAGCGCGGGGCCCCGCGTGCGCTTTCGGTACAGAAAGCGCGGGGCCCCGACGTCCGGCGGGTCTCAGGCGTAGGGCGCGCCCAGCGGGTCGACCGTCGGGTAGCTCGCGACGTCGGCGGCCAGCCGGTCGGCGGCCCAGTCGCCGTCGCCGAGCAGGTGGTCGATGGCGGTGAGCCGGCTGGTGTAGTGCCCGACGCTGTACTCGGCAGTGACGCCGATGCCGCCGTGCAGCTGGATGGCCTCCTTGCCGATGTGCCGGCCGG from Blastococcus sp. PRF04-17 encodes the following:
- a CDS encoding HDOD domain-containing protein, with product MTVSPFPEVVAAPVFDIEQILAGIDTMAAQRPVAAQIVSVANSDDTNAKALARILASDVALASRVMKLANSAYFGMRGRVTSLQFAVTVVGFTTVRTMATVALTNLDDESRLPENFWDVTTSVALAAATLAPRFGERPQDSLCLGLLAQMGAALLNHNDPDGYAEIMASQPTYRGRRTAETRRYGINSLRLTAIALEQWGFPTTMTTPLMEIDDYRNSDGALLRAAFEVAARLTTEDYDEVPISKITCGRLGEDDLVPVLDLVRADAAELRRAMLGETSDDDAGEWVE
- a CDS encoding SDR family oxidoreductase, which encodes MRTRSGLRSIVVSGAGRGIGRATAELFLSRGWRVGLYDVDADAVAEVAAGRADAVHGRLDVRDPDRWRAVLDDFCGDGGLDVLVNNAGVLASGPFASMDAATHRRMVDINVTGVVNGALTGHPHLARSSGLLLNLCSASALYGQPTLATYGATKAAVKSLTEALDIEWRRDRVRVRSLLPLFVNTEMVTRDGRQASSVGSLGVRLTAEDVAAAVWRVVHERRRPLRSPHRAVGRQAQMLAALSAVSPDWAQRLVVRRLAG